A portion of the Myxococcales bacterium genome contains these proteins:
- a CDS encoding outer membrane protein transport protein, with translation MRSVPAWPTTVAITSLLLAVAPRARAGGYEVPDLGAEAMGRGAAFTAKADNGTALLYNVAGFAKQRGTSLQLDVNVVSDSFTFARAGAYTDNAQNPATPWGGRTFPKSENLGAAAVIPTLTASTDFGAFERLTLAAGLLTPAGSGNRVFPLNVGSGASGAPNPARYDSVSGDSLAVYPTLAGAYRVLPELDIGLGGHLVYGSFDALAISYADFGATSCPNAEFRGCDVDSRLRASGTSFAASAGALWRPSNTLEFGLMVRSPWKMRAEGNVSTTPPSAQPAPIPDAKATLLVGFPLVLRAGGRYRVLEGERESGDVELDATYEAWSGAEGFGPTVDIPSIDIGGKASPVKSVSPHGYGDTYSVRGGGAYNWDAPALGLGAVMTVRAGAFHDSTATSNAYTRVDVNTLDKFGVTVGAGLKSGAFTFNVAYAEIFSPSRTVTNGAIRPSNGLKNGDPVGANGALLGAVNNGRYEGHMRTLSLGIAVTFGAAPATAKEAPAKPNASLDETAPKDARAAEDERDAARDDDERQAPPRDAEPRDEEPVQDAAPAPPRRKPAKKPRPRPRR, from the coding sequence GTGCGAAGCGTCCCCGCCTGGCCCACGACCGTCGCCATCACGAGCCTCTTGCTCGCCGTTGCGCCTCGGGCCCGCGCTGGCGGCTACGAGGTCCCCGATCTCGGCGCCGAAGCCATGGGGCGCGGTGCCGCTTTCACGGCGAAGGCCGACAACGGAACGGCGTTGCTCTACAACGTCGCAGGCTTCGCGAAGCAGCGCGGGACAAGCCTCCAGCTCGACGTCAACGTCGTCTCCGACAGCTTCACGTTCGCGCGGGCCGGAGCCTACACCGACAACGCGCAGAACCCGGCAACGCCATGGGGCGGGCGCACATTCCCCAAGTCCGAGAACCTCGGCGCCGCTGCGGTGATTCCCACGCTCACCGCGTCGACGGACTTCGGCGCCTTCGAGAGGCTCACGCTCGCGGCAGGGCTCTTGACGCCAGCGGGCTCGGGCAACCGCGTATTTCCTCTGAATGTGGGGAGCGGCGCCTCCGGTGCGCCAAACCCCGCGCGTTACGACTCCGTCAGCGGCGACTCGCTGGCCGTCTACCCGACGCTCGCGGGCGCGTATCGCGTGCTGCCGGAGCTCGACATCGGCCTCGGAGGCCACCTCGTCTACGGGAGCTTCGACGCGCTCGCCATCAGCTACGCCGACTTCGGCGCGACCTCTTGCCCCAACGCCGAGTTTCGCGGCTGCGACGTGGACTCGCGCCTCCGCGCGAGCGGCACATCGTTCGCGGCGTCGGCCGGCGCCCTATGGCGACCGTCGAACACCCTCGAGTTCGGCCTCATGGTGCGCTCGCCATGGAAAATGCGCGCCGAAGGGAACGTCTCGACGACGCCGCCGTCGGCGCAGCCGGCACCGATCCCCGACGCGAAGGCCACGCTCCTCGTGGGCTTTCCGCTCGTCCTTCGCGCCGGCGGCCGCTACCGCGTCCTCGAAGGCGAGCGCGAGAGCGGCGACGTCGAGCTCGACGCAACGTACGAAGCGTGGAGCGGCGCCGAGGGCTTCGGACCTACCGTGGACATTCCGAGCATCGACATCGGCGGCAAGGCGAGCCCCGTGAAGTCTGTGAGCCCGCACGGCTATGGCGACACGTACAGCGTGCGCGGAGGCGGCGCGTACAACTGGGACGCACCAGCCTTGGGACTCGGAGCCGTGATGACCGTGCGCGCCGGCGCATTTCATGATTCGACGGCCACGTCGAACGCGTACACGCGCGTGGATGTGAACACGCTCGACAAGTTCGGGGTGACCGTTGGGGCCGGCCTCAAGAGCGGTGCCTTTACGTTCAACGTCGCTTACGCGGAGATCTTCTCTCCGTCGCGCACGGTCACGAACGGCGCGATTCGCCCATCCAACGGGCTCAAGAACGGTGACCCGGTGGGCGCCAACGGCGCCCTCTTGGGGGCCGTGAACAACGGCCGCTACGAAGGCCACATGCGGACGTTGTCCTTGGGGATCGCCGTCACCTTCGGTGCGGCCCCGGCCACCGCGAAGGAGGCGCCAGCGAAGCCGAACGCTTCGCTCGACGAAACGGCGCCAAAGGATGCGCGCGCGGCGGAAGACGAGCGAGACGCCGCCCGCGATGATGACGAGCGGCAGGCACCGCCGCGCGACGCCGAGCCGCGCGACGAGGAGCCCGTGCAAGACGCGGCGCCGGCGCCGCCGCGCCGGAAGCCTGCCAAGAAGCCGCGGCCGCGACCCCGACGCTAG